One window from the genome of Eleginops maclovinus isolate JMC-PN-2008 ecotype Puerto Natales chromosome 15, JC_Emac_rtc_rv5, whole genome shotgun sequence encodes:
- the LOC134877272 gene encoding LOW QUALITY PROTEIN: uncharacterized protein LOC134877272 (The sequence of the model RefSeq protein was modified relative to this genomic sequence to represent the inferred CDS: deleted 1 base in 1 codon), translating into MLKLGNILLWNLMAAVIFLGQARPNVKLNPQSSSGIKSDCAANVMRLSLDKALAVGNQLEVEAINGTKHILLTPNLAAQCGYSMESDPWGNTRIYTSLMGCYVDNKDDTTFNVGLRLKMFGDGLSDVVSHAVSQTCSYTRWASREILCDRNYMEVSHRLVTRDAEVKGQTRDGKDDQLNAIPEASGASHGIWKLTFYTPEPVAMVLQEAEQAGYAAKTTSSRLVMRSPYNTAETYSEDVAGVPMDIFRVSAYYKAPHGLNVVNLAAACPTGGVLFTEDMISWHVPRRVTPMLDGSITVTEMHMGINGQRLDRSQMATRGYTLTTTDFHVVVEIPVGSPDGYYKSHAPDYQYHITYVVEPMLEVLWRADGTQEETRYKVFFPIMTPLMLQPLRVQEDTVPETRVFSVHLGTFLQDVELRNITFSTGVLSVEEGNARGFTVQEHSLANGSKSFSLQVPFDADVVLKHNPERMSTAYFLPLIFGFIILPEETPFALPVDLEASLQDVVLPIITGTCDENQFYISVKYGSHGSNFRAMVGPRDLTPEMAEDYHFYENGTHLSFILPYTAKDARFELLTAGSLRSRIDLLLLDRANNWVLADLYLACYFPLTTTECHPNGTMTALAVKVESTPNLEPSWLTLKDKSCTPEFSNDHFAYFSFSVDSCGTTRTFFDNYMMYENEIGLSYNSAKGAAYTSPIDPAYRQTISCFYVVNETQTLAFSSKPKTYEPAAEIGTGQLMVQMRLAQDSYYELFYQADDYPVVKYLRQPLYFELALMQSTDPQLELIVENCWATLYEDRTSLPNWDLILDSCENHDDSYTTIFHLVVSDSRVLVPSHIKRFSVKMFTFTKDDEVLKDQIYVHCDAVICDTSSQADGACRGQCVHPTGPSNSRQPGLKRERRSTDSSHQRQISSGLILLTNL; encoded by the exons ATGCTGAAGCTTGGGAACAT TTTATTATGGAACTTGATGGCTGCAGTTATCTTCTTGGGTCAAGCAAGGCCAAATGTGAAGCTAAATCCGCAGTCAA GCAGTGGGATAAAGTCTGACTGTGCGGCAAATGTGATGAGACTGTCGTTGGACAAGGCTCTAGCAGTGGGGAACCAGCTTGAGGTGGAAGCTATCA ACGGCACCAAGCACATTTTGTTAACACCGAACCTGGCGGCTCAGTGTGGATACAGCATGGAGTCTGACCCGTGGGGAAACACCAGAATCTACACCTCTCTGATGGGCTGCTATGTGGACAACAAA GACGATACAACATTTAACGTTGGCTTGAGACTAAAGATGTTTGGCGACGGTCTATCAGACGTGGTCAGCCATGCCGTGTCTCAGACTTGCAGCTACACTCGCTGGGCCTCCAGGGAGATCCTCTGCGACAGGAACTACATGGAA GTGTCTCACCGCTTGGTTACACGTGATGCTGAAGTTAAGGGTCAGACTCGGGATGGTAAAGACGACCAGCTCAACGCTATTCCTGAA GCCTCTGGTGCATCACATGGTATCTGGAAGCTGACGTTCTACACCCCAGAACCAGTAGCCATGGTGCTGCAGGAGGCTGAACAAGCCGGCTACGCTGCCAAGACTACCTCGAGTCGTCTGGTTATGCGAAGCCCGTACAACACAGCAGAGACTTATTCAGAGGAT GTGGCTGGAGTCCCTATGGACATTTTCAGGGTGAGCGCTTACTACAAGGCACCTCATGGTCTGAACGTGGTGAACCTGGCAGCTGCTTGTCCCACAG GTGGTGTACTCTTCACCGAGGATATGATCTCTTGGCACGTTCCTCGCCGTGTGACTCCCATGTTGGATGGCAGCATTACAGTCACAGAAATGCACATGGGCATCAACGGGCAGAGGCTGGATAGGTCTCAGATGGCCACACGGGGGTACACACTAACCACCACAGACTTCCACGTCGTCGTCGAGATCCCAGTGGGCTCGCCTGACGGTTACTACAAG AGCCATGCCCCAGATTACCAGTACCACATCACCTACGTTGTGGAGCCCATGCTTGAGGTACTGTGGAGGGCCGACGGCACCCAAGAAGAGACCAGATACaaggtttttttccccattaTGACCCCTCTGATGCTTCAACCTCTCCGCGTCCAAGAGG ACACTGTCCCAGAGACCCGAGTCTTCAGTGTTCACTTGGGAACCTTCCTCCAAGACGTTGAGCTGAGGAACATCACCTTCTCCACTGGGGTCCTCAGTGTTGAGGAGGGCAATGCCAGAGGCTTCACAGTCCAGGAGCACAGCTTGGCTAATGGATCCAAGAGCTTCTCTCTACAAGTGCCCTTTGATGCTGATGTTGTCCTAAAACAT aATCCTGAGCGCATGAGTACAGCCTACTTCCTCCCTCTGATCTTTGGGTTTATCATCCTGCCTGAAGAAACTCCTTTTGCTCTCCCAGTTGACCTGGAGGCCTCTCTGCAGGATGTTG TGCTACCCATCATCACTGGCACCTGTGACGAGAACCAGTTTTACATCAGTGTGAAATACGGTAGTCATGGATCCAATTTCCGGGCCATGGTTGGACCACGAGACCTGACG CCTGAGATGGCCGAAGACTACCATTTCTATGAAAACGGCACACACCTCAGCTTCATCCTGCCATACACTGCCAAGGACGCGCGTTTTGAG CTGCTCACTGCAGGATCACTCAGATCCAGAATTGACCTGCTTCTGTTGGATCGCGCCAACAACTGGGTGCTTGCTGATCTCTACCTGGCCTGCTACTTCCCCTTAACAACAACTG AGTGCCACCCCAATGGCACAATGACTGCGCTGGCTGTGAAGGTGGAATCGACCCCAAATCTCGAGCCAAGCTGGCTGACTCTTAAGGACAAGTCCTGCACACCAGAGTTCAGCAACGACCATTTTGCATATTTCTCTTTCAGTGTGGATTCCTGTGGGACTACTCGAACA ttcTTTGACAACTACATGATGTATGAAAATGAGATCGGCCTCTCTTACAACAGCGCCAAAGGGGCAGCCTACACATCACCAATTGATCCCGCTTACAG GCAAACCATTTCCTGCTTCTATGTGGTCAATGAGACACAGACTCTAGCCTTCAGCTCTAAACCAAAAACCTATGAGCCTGCTGCAGAGATCGGCACAGGGCAGCTGATGGTGCAGATGAGGCTAGCCCAAG ATTCATACTACGAGCTCTTCTACCAAGCAGACGATTATCCAGTAGTGAAATATCTGCGGCAGCCTCTGTATTTTGAGCTGGCACTGATGCAGTCTACCGACCCGCAATTGGAGCTTATTGTGGAAAACTGTTGGGCCACCCTTTATGAAGATCGGACCTCTCTGCCAAACTGGGACCTCATTCTGGACAG CTGTGAGAATCACGATGACAGTTACACAACCATTTTCCATCTTGTTGTGAGTGACTCCAGAGTTTTAGTCCCGTCCCACATCAAACGCTTCTCTGTAAAGATGTTCACTTTCACTAAAGATGACGAAGTTCTGAAAGACCAG ATCTATGTCCACTGTGATGCCGTGATCTGTGACACAAGCAGCCAGGCAGATGGAGCCTGCAGAGGCCAGTGTGTGCATCCTACAGGTCCGAGTAACTCAAGACAACCAGGGCTAAAACGGG AGCGAAGAAGTACAGACTCGTCACACCAAAGGCAGATCTCCTCTGGGCTCATCCTTCTAACAAAcctctga
- the ttc32 gene encoding tetratricopeptide repeat protein 32, which translates to MEEDKPQILEHAHSEFKNQNFKRAEELYTKFISSCLQSRECEDSHLAIAYNNRGQIKYLRVDFREAVEDFSSAIQSDSSFETPFYNRGLIHYRLGFFDDAKSDFQQALKLNPAFEDAKVSLKQTLLDQQHKIDRGY; encoded by the exons ATGGAGGAAGACAAACCTCAAATACTTGAACATGCTCACTCTGAGTTTAAAAACCAAAACTTCAAACGTGCAGAAGAACTGTACACAAAGTTTATCTCGTCCTGCTTACAGTCCAG GGAATGTGAAGATAGTCATTTGGCCATTGCTTACAACAACCGTGGACAGATAAAGTACCTCCGGGTGGATTTCCGTGAAGCAGTGGAGGACTTCAGTTCAGCAATACAGAGTGACAGCAGCTTTGAAACACCTTTCTACAACAGAGGTCTCATCCACTATAGACTAG GTTTTTTCGATGATGCCAAGAGTGACTTCCAACAAGCATTAAAGCTCAATCCAGCTTTTGAAGATGCCAAAGTGAGCCTGAAACAGACACTTCTGGATCAGCAGCATAAGATAGACAGGGGATACTGA